The following proteins are co-located in the Castanea sativa cultivar Marrone di Chiusa Pesio chromosome 8, ASM4071231v1 genome:
- the LOC142607454 gene encoding protein SUPPRESSOR OF K(+) TRANSPORT GROWTH DEFECT 1, translated as MYSNFKEQAIEYVKQAVQEDNAGNYAKAFPLYMNALEYFKTHLKYEKNPKIKEAITQKFTEYLRRAEEIRAVLDDGGPGPASNGDAAVATRPKTKPKDGGEGGGDGEDPEQSKLRAGLNSAIVREKPNVKWTDVAGLESAKQALQEAVILPVKFPQFFTGKRRPWRAFLLYGPPGTGKSYLAKAVATEADSTFFSVSSSDLVSKWMGESEKLVSNLFQMARESEPSIIFIDEIDSLCGTRGEGNESEASRRIKTELLVQMQGVGHNDQKVLVLAATNTPYALDQAIRRRFDKRIYIPLPEAKARQHMFKVHLGDTPHNLTESDFESLGYKTEGFSGSDIAVCVKDVLFEPVRKTQDAMFFYKNSNDMWVPCGPKQPGSVQITMQELAAQGLASKILPPPISKADFDKVLARQRPTVSKSDLDVHERFTKEFGEEG; from the exons ATGTACAGCAATTTCAAAGAGCAAGCAATAGAGTACGTGAAGCAAGCCGTACAGGAAGACAATGCCGGAAACTACGCCAAGGCTTTCCCTCTTTACATGAACGCTTTGGAGTATTTCAAGACTCATCTCAAGTACGAGAAGAACCCTAAGATCAAGGAAGCCATTACTCAGAAGTTCACCGAGTACCTCCGCCGCGCCGAGGAGATCCGCGCCGTGCTCGACGACGGCGGCCCCGGACCGGCCTCTAACGGGGACGCTGCGGTCGCTACCAGGCCCAAGACCAAGCCCAAGGACGGCGGCGAAGGCGGCGGAGACGGAGAGGACCCCGAGCAGTCCAAGCTGAGAGCTGGCTTGAATTCGGCTATTGTGAGGGAGAAGCCTAACGTCAAATGGACTGACGTCGCCGGACTCGAGAGCGCGAAACAAGCTCTCCAGGAGGCTGTCATTTTGCCTGTCAAGTTTCCCCAATTCTTCActg GCAAGAGACGACCGTGGAGAGCCTTTTTATTGTATGGACCACCTGGAACTGGAAAGTCTTACTTGGCCAAGGCTGTTGCAACTGAAGCCGATTCTACCTTTTTCAG TGTCTCTTCATCGGACCTGGTTTCTAAGTGGATGGGTGAAAGTGAAAAGCTAGTTTCAAACCTTTTCCAAATGGCTCGTGAAAGTGAGCCTTCTATTATCTTCATTGATGAAATCGATTCTTTATGCGGCACACGTGGAGAAGGCAATGAAAGTGAAGCGTCTAGACGTATCAAGACTGAACTGCTTGTGCAGATGCAG GGGGTAGGGCACAATGATCAGAAAGTTCTTGTTCTTGCAGCTACGAATACTCCTTATGCTCTGGACCAG GCCATCCGGCGGCGTTTTGATAAGCGTATATACATTCCTCTACCAGAAGCAAAGGCCCGTCAGCACATGTTCAAA GTGCATTTAGGCGATACTCCTCACAATTTAACTGAAAGTGATTTTGAAAGCTTAGGTTACAAGACAGAGGGCTTTTCAGGTTCagatattgctgtttgt GTTAAGGATGTCCTTTTTGAACCTGTTCGCAAAACACAAGATGCAATGTTCTTTTATAAGAATTCTAATGATATGTGGGTTCCATGTGGACCAAAACAGCCAGGCTCTGTCCAAATTACCATGCAGGAGCTGGCAGCACAAGGGCTTGCTTCAAAG ATCCTTCCGCCTCCTATTTCAAAAGCAGATTTTGACAAGGTGCTTGCAAGACAAAGGCCTACAGTGAGTAAATCTGACCTTGATGTCCATGAGAGATTCACAAAGGAATTTGGAGAGGAAGGttga